The nucleotide window GCTGGAGGCTGCCTCGAAGATGGGGTTAAAGTAGATGACCGTGATGCCCATGGACTCGAGGTAGGGCAGCTTCTCGCGTACGCCATCCAGGGTTCCCCCGTAGAAGTCCCAGACGGCGATGCGTCCATCGGGTGTGCGGTCATAGCGGGGATAGGTGCCCCAGTCCTCGACCAGCCGGCGCTCGGGACCCCGGCGCGGCGTTCCGAGCGAGGCCGCGACCCTCTCCTCCCACCCCTTCCCACGGGCAAAGCGATCCGGGAAGATCTGGTAGGCGATGCCACCCTTGTACCACTCGGGCAGCTCGGGGCGCAGCCGCTCGAAGACGGTGATCTGGAACGAGGGGGGCTCGCCATAGGCAAAGGCGCCCTCGCCGCAACCGTACTCGCGCGCCGCCCCATAGCGCCACACGGCGCCGTCCGCAGCGGTGATGTTGAAGCTGTACCAGATGACCTCCGGGGTGCTGGGCTCGAACGTGCGCGTGAAGCGCAGGTGGTCGCCGACCTCCTCGCCGTCCATGTCGAGAAGGAGCTCCCCCTGCTCGTCCACCCACAGCCTCAGCCGGGCGGTTGCGGCCGGCTCGTCCCAGACATCAATTGACAGAGAGACGGCGCCGCCCACTTGAACGGCGCCGAAGGGTCTTCTGTACGAGATGTCCGAGGTGTTGTGCTTTGCCCTCAAATCTGCCTCTTCTATCTGTAGCGAGCTATCTCGGGATGGAGGCCATGGTAGATGTCAAGGTACTCGACCGCCGCACGCCTCCAGCTGAAGTCGCTCCCCATGGCCTGCGCCTGTAGCTTAGCCCATGCCTCGCGGTCCGTCCAGAACACCTCGCAGGCGGCCAGCAGGGTGTCGGCCATCTCGTCGGCGTTCATGTTCGCGAAGCGGAAGCCCGTCCCCTCGCCGGTGAAGCGGTTGTAGGGCTGGACGCTGTCCTGGAGTCCCCCGGTCTCGCGCACGACGGGAAGCGTGCCGTAACGCATGGCGATCATCTGGGAGAGGCCGCACGGCTCGAACTCGGACGGCATGAGCAGGATGTCACCACCCGCGTACATGCGGTGCGACAGCGCGTTGTCGAACGCGATGCGCGCGCACATCCGGTCGCCATAGGTCCAGTCGAAGTACCTGAACGCGTCCTCCTGGTCCTTGTCGCCCGTGCCCAGGATTGCCACCTGCACGCCGCGCTCCATCAGGCGGTTCATGGCATAGCGCACCAGGCCCAGGCCCTTCTGGTTGGTAAGGCGTCCGATCATGACCACCAGCGGGCGCGACGGGTCCTCCGCCAGGCCGAGCTCGCGCTGGAGCTCCGCCTTGTCCTGACCCTTGCCGCCAAGGTCCTCAACCGTGTAGGTATGGGCGATGTAGCCATCCGTCGCGGGATTCCAGGTGTCGACGTCGATGCCGTTGAGGATGCCGCAGAGCGCCGCAGAGCGCCGACGGAAGATGGCGTCCATGCCCTCGCCGTAGAACGGCATCTGGAGCTCGTTGGCGTAGCTCGGGCTCACCGTGGTGATGAGGTCCGAATAGCAGAGCGCGCCCTTCATGAAGTTGACGGAGTCGCGGTCACAATAGAGCTGGCCCGCCGCGGTGGGGTTGTCGGCCAGGCCCAGGATGTCGCCTAGGACCTTGTCGCCATACTGCCCCTGGAACTTCACGTTGTGCACCGTGAAGACGGTCTTGACGTTGCGGCAGGCATCGGAGGACATGTAGAACTCGCGCAGGAAGACGGGGGCGAGCGCCGTCTGCCAGTCGTTGCAGTGGAGCACGTCGCACTGCAGCTCGGGCAAGAACTGGATGGCCTCGCAGATGGCCTTCGAGAAGAACGCGAAGCGCTCGCCGTCGTCGAAGTAGCCGTAGATTCCGTCACGCTTGAAGTAGGCCTCGTTGTCCACGAAGTAGAAGTCGATGCCCTGGAACGTGAGCTTCTCGATGCCGCAGTAGACGTTGCGCCAGGAGAGGGGGACGTAGAAGTCCGCGACGTGCCTCATCTGCTCCTGGTACTTCTCCGGGATGGCGCCGTACTTGGGGAGGATGACGGCGACCTTGGCACCGGCCTCCTTGAGCGCCCTCGGGAGCGACCCCGCGACATCACCCAGGCCGCCCGTCTTCACGAACGGGACGGCCTCGGAGGCCGCGAGGAGGATCCTGATTTTCCTTCTGATCCTGTCAGACATATGGCTCAATCCCTACTCCGAGGCCTTTTCCTTGATGAGCAGAGCCTCGGGGGTACCCCTCAGCTCGGTACCAGCAGGAACGACGTTGTTGCGGTCGACGATCGCGTTCTCGACGCGCGCACCGCTCTCGATCGTGCAGCCCTGCATGATGATGGCGTTGTTCACGACCGCTCCGCTCTCGACGACGATGCCGCGGCCGAGGATGGAGTTCGAGACGGTGCCGTAGATGCGGCAGCTGCCTGCGATGCGCGAGTTGGTGACGCGCGAGCCGCCCTCGAACTTCGCCGGGGCGTTGTCGTGCGCCTTGGTCCTGATGGGACGCTCGGCGGGGAACAGCTCGGCGGAGATCTTGGGGTCGAGCAGATCCATGTTGGCGCGGTAGTAGCGGTCCTTGTTAAAGATGGCCGCAGCGTAGCCGTCGAACTCGCAGGTCTGAACGTTGACGCGCTCGTAGTCACCGACCATGGCCTCGAAGAGGTCGAGGTAGTCGGTCTGGGCGTACCACTCGAGCATCTGGAGCAGGAGGGCGCGGCTCATGACGAAGCAGTCGAGGAAGGCGGTGTCACCAAACTCGACGCCGTGCTTGACGCCCTTGACACGCGTGCCGTCGACGGCAAACCCCGTGATGTCGACGTCCTTGGCCGTTGCCTTCTTGGTGAGGACGGTGATGTCGGCGCCCGAGGCGCGATGCGTGGCGGCAAGCCAGTTGTAATCGGCGTTGTAGACGAAGCTCGCCGAGGACAGGACTATGAGCTCGGAGGTGTCTCGCCTGAGGTAGACCTTGTTGTGCTCGAGGTCGCGCAGCAGGAAGCGCGACCCCGTGCGCGAGGTGCCGAACGCAGAGCCCGGCAGGGTGAAGAGGCCGCCCTTCTTGCGGTTGAGGTCCCAGTCGCGACCGGAGCCCACGTGATCGATGAGCGATCGGTAGTTGTACGGCATGACCATGCCCACGGTGCGGATGCCGCTGTTCACCATGTTGGAGAGGGCGAAGTCGACGACGCGATAGCGCCCGAGATAGGGCATGGATGCGACCGGGCGCGTCTCGGAGAGCGCGCTCGGGAACTTCGTGGAGTAGTTTGCCGTGATGAGGCCGATGAGCTTCTCCATTGCTACTCCTCCCCCTTTCCAACGACGACGTCGTTGCCGATGACGGCGGTGTCCCTTGTCTGGTCGACGCTCCCAAGCACGACGTCCTCCTCGACGACGGCGTGCTCCCCCAGGATGGCGCGGGCGATGTGGGCGCCGGCCTTGACGGTGGCGCCGGGGAGCAGCACCGAGTCCTCGACGACGGCACGCTCGCCCACGAAGCAGTCGGTCGACACGATGGAGTGCTGTACCTTGCCATGGATGTTGCTGCCGTTGCCGACGAGGCAGTCTTCGACGGAGCCGTGGGGCCCGATGTAGGCGGGCGGGCGCGTCGAGGCGTTGCTCATGATGGGGGCGCCGGTGTCGAACAGGTCGAACTCGGGCCGGGAGCCCAGGAGGTCCATGCTCGTCTCGTGATAGGACGAGATGGTCCCCACGTCGCGCCAGAAGCCGTTGTACTCATAGGTGTAGAGGCGCTTGCCGGCCGCAAGGAGCTTCGGGATGATGTCCTTGCCGAAGTCGTGCTCAGACTGCTGGTCGATGGCATCCTCGCTGAGGGCCTCGACCAGAAGCTGGGCATTGAAGATGTAGATGCCCATGGAGGCCAGGTTGGAGTCCGGCTTGTTGGGCTTCTCGGTGAACTTCTGGATGCGCTCGTCCTCGTCCTGGGTGATGATGCCGAAGCGGGATGCCTCCTCCCAGGGCACGGGCATGACGGCGATGGTCAGGTCCGCCTCGTGACGCTTGTGGTTCTCGAGCATCTTCTGGTAGTCCATGTTGTAGAGCTGGTCACCCGAGAGGATCAGGACGAAGTCCGGATCGTTCTGCTCGATGAAGCCGATGTTCTGCGTGACCGCATCGGCGGTGCCGGCGTACCACGCACCGCCGGTCTGCGTCGCGTACGGGGGGAGGATCGAGATTCCACCGTCGCTCTCGTCCAGGTTCCAGGCGGCGCCGGAACCCAGATAGGAGTGGAGCAGGTACGGCCTGTACTGGGTCAGCACGCCGACCGTGTCGATGCCCGAGTTGGCGCAGTTCGACAACGCGAAGTCGATGATGCGATACTTGCCACCGAACGAGACGGCCGGCTTGGCGATGTCCTTGGTGAGGACGCCGAGCCTGCTGCCCTGCCCGCCGGCAAGAAGCATCGCGATGCATTCCTTCTTGCTCATAAGCTCTCCCCTTTCATACACGAAAGCAATAACTACTACGACTCAATATGCCAAATATCGGCAGCATACTCACGGATGGTTCGGTCACTGGAGAAGTAGCCGGAGCGAGCAGTGTTGTGCACGGCCGCGCGGTTCCATCCCCGGCGGTCGCCATAGGCGCCGACCAGCTCCTCCCAGGCGCTCACGTAGGTGTAGAAGTCTGCCAGGACGAGGTCGTGGTCGTTGTTGACCATGAGCTCGTCGCGTATGCTCTCGAAGTTGCCCGAGAGGTGCGCGAGCGTCCCGTCGGTCAGCTCGTCGATCACGCGGCCCAGACGCTCGCGATCGCGGTTGTAGAGGTCCCAGGCCCAGTAGGTCCCACCGGCCCTGAGGGCGTCGACCTCCTCGGTGCGCAGACCGAAGATCTTGATGTTCTCCTCGCCCACGAGGTCGCAGATCTCGACGTTGGCGCCGTCGTAGGTGCCCAAGGTGATGGCACCGTTCATCATGAGCTTCATGTTCGAGGTGCCCGAGGCCTCGGAGCCGGCCCACGAGATCTGCTCGGAGATCTCTGCGGCCGGATAGATGAGCTGGGCACTTGATACCGCGAAGTTGGGGACGAACGCGACGCGGATCTTGTCGTTCACGCGCGCGTCGCCGTTGACGGCCTCGGCAACCGAGTTGATCAGGCGGATGACCTCCTTGGCAAAGGAGTAGCTCTGAGCTGCCTTGCCCGAGAAGATGAAGGCCGTCGGACGCGGGTCGAACGAGGGGTCGCTCAGGATGCGGTTGTAGACGTCCAGGATCTTGAACACGTTGAGCAGCTGGCGCTTGTAGGCATGGAAGCGCTTCACCTGTACGTCGAAGACCATGGCGCAGTCGAGCTCGACGCCGCTGGTGCGCCGGATGTAGTCCGCCAGGCGCCGCTTGTCCCAGGCCTTGGCCTTCTCGAACTCCTCCAAGAACGAGGGGTCGTCCTCGTAGCGCCCGAGTTGCGCCAGCTCGTTGGCGTCACGCAGCCAGCCCTCGCCGATGACGTCGCAGATGAGGCGACTGTACGAGGGGTTGGCGTTGCCCAGGAAGCGACGGTGCGAGATGCCGTTGGTCTTGTTGTTGAACTTCTCGGGTTCGAGGGCGTAGAAGTCGTGAAGGGTCTGGGCCTCGAGGATTCCCGTGTGCAAGGCGCTCACGCCGTTGACGGAATGAGAGAAGATCACGGAGAGGTTTGCCATGCGCACCTGACCGTCCCATAGGATGGCCGTGTTGGCGAGCTTCTCCTGCCAGCCCTCGACATCATGGGGGAAGCCCTCGCGGTAGCGGCGGTCGATCTCCTCGATGAACATGTACGTGCGCGGGAGCAGCTCGCGGAAGATGCCGATCGGCCACTTCTCCAGCGCCTCGGGCATGACCGTGTGGTTGGTGTAGCTGATGGTCTCGTGGGCGATCTTGAACGCGAGGTCGAAGTCGACCCGCTTGTCGTCGACCAGGATGCGCATGAGCTCCGGCCCACACATGGCGGGGTGGGTGTCGTTGGTGTGGATGGAGACATGCTTGCCGAAGTCGGCCCATTTGTCGGGGCCGTACTTGTTCTCGAAGGAGCGAAGGATGGTCTGCAGCCCGGCCGAGACGAACAGGTATTCCTGCTTGAGGCGCAACAGGCGTCCATGCTCGCCGGAGTCGTTGGGATAGAGGATCTGTGAGATGGCCTCCGCGTCGGAGCGGAACTTCACGGCCTTGGCGTAATTGCCCGCATTGAACGCATCGAGGTCGAAGTCCTCGGCCGCAGGCTCGGCGCTCCAGAGGCGCAGGTTGTTGACGGTCTTGGCACCGTAGCCGACGATGGGCACGTCGTAGGGCACGGCCTTGATGAGGTCTCCGCCCTCCTGGGTGAACCAGAAGCGCCCCCCCTCCTCGTGGCGCACGACATGGCCGCCAAACTGGACGAGGACCGCAGCCTCGCTCTTGCGCGTCTCCCAGGGGAAGCCGTGCTCGAGCCAGTTGTCCATCTTCTCGACCTGGCGCCCACCCTCGATCTCCTGCCTGAAGAGGCCGTAGCGGTAGCGCATGCCGTTGCCGTTGCCGTTTATGCCCAGGGCGGCCATGGAGTCCAGGAAGCAGGCGGCGAGACGCCCGAGGCCACCGTTGCCAAGGCCCGGGTCCACCTCTTGCGCTACGAGGTCCTCGAGCGTGGTACCCAGCTCGGCGCACCCGGCCTTGACGATAGCACGAATGCCGAAGTTCAGCAGGTAGTTGTCGAGCAGGGGCCCCAGGAGGAACTCGAGCGAGAAGTAGTAGACCTCCTTATCGTCCTTGTGAGAGTCCACCTTGAGGTTGCGGGACTTGTTCGCGATGAGCCCGGCGAGGACGCAGAAGCGCTCCTGCTGGCTCAACTCGTCGTACTTCTTCGCGAAGAACGTCTCGCATGCCTCGCGATACTGGGCGACGAAGTCGTCCTTGTCCTTGAAGAGCTCCCTGTCGCCGTTGGCTGAACCCATGTCTCTCCCTCACTCGGTCTCGGCGCGTGCCGTGTGCGCCGAGGCGGTCGTCTGCTACCTGGATGCCTTGCTGGGTGCCTTGCGGCCCCGCGCCTTGGCGGGGGCCTTCTTGTGGGGCGTCTTGGCGGGGGCCTTCGCCGGGGCAGCGCCCTTCGCCACCGAGCCCCTCTTCGTGCTCCCCTTCCTGGCAGGGGCCTTCTTCTTGGGAAGGGGGCCCGCATAGGTCAGGATCAGGCCTGCCAGAGGCGGCAGACGCAGCTCGATGGACTGGTCGCGCAGGTTCCAGGGCTCCTCCTCGCTCTTGAACCTGACGCCCTCGTTGGTGACGCCCGAGCCGCCGTACCTGAGGTCGTCCGAGTTGAGGCTCTCGACCCAATATCCCGGCTTGGGCAGGCCGACGCGGAACTGCTCGCGCGGGTTGACGTCGAAGTTGATGAGGATGACCACGTCGTCCGCGGGATCGTCGCCGTGACGCACGAACGATATGACCGACTGCTCGCTGTTGTCCGCATCTATCCACTCGAAGCCATCGGGCGTGTAGGCCCGCTGCCAAAGGGCGGGGTGCTCGTTGTAGAAGTGGTTGAGCGCAGCGACGAACGTCTGCTGGTGGGCGTGGGTCTCGTACTGGTCCGCGAGGAAATACTGGATGCCCTCGTAGTAGCGCCATTCGATGAACTGGGCGATCTCGTTGCCCATGAAGTTAAGCTTGGCGCCCGCGTGCGACATCTGGTAGAGGGCCAGCGTCCTCATGCCCGCGAACTGGCGCCAGTTGTCGCCCGGCTGGCGGGTGATGAGCGAGCACTTGCCGTGCACCACCTCGTCATGGCTGAGCGGCAGCACGAAGTTCTCGTTGAACTGGTACATGGCCGAGAAGGTCAGCAGCTTGTGGTTGCCCGGACGCCAGGGGAAGTCGGTCTGCATGTAGTGCAGGGTGTCGTTCATCCAGCCCATGTCCCACTTGAGGTGGAAGCCGAGGCCGCCATCCTGGGGAGGATAGGTGACGAGCGGCCAGGCCGTGGACTCCTCGGCGATCATCATCACGTCCGGATAGTACTTGCCGATCGTGTCGTTGCACTGTTGGATGAAGCGGATGGAGGCGAAGTCCTCCTCGGTGCCCTTGTCGTTGAACTTCTTCTGCCGTGGGTCGTCCACCCCGAAGTTCAGGTACAGCATGCTGGTGACGCCGTCCATGCGGATGCCATCGGCATGGTACTCGCCCACCCAGTAGAGCAGGTTCGAGATGAGGAAGCTGCGCACCTCCCCGCGGTCCAAGTCGAACTTGAAGGTGCCCCAGTTGGGATGCTCCTCCTTCTCGTACAGCTTGTCACCGTTGAAGTGGACCAGGCCGTGCTCGTCGCGGCAGAAGCCGCCCGGGACCCAGTCCAGGATGACCCCGATACCCGCCTGGTGGCAGGCGTCGACGAAGTGCTTGAACTGCTTGGCCTCGCCATAGCGGGAGGTGGGGGCAAAGTAGCCCGTGACCTGGTAGCCCCAAGAGCCGTCGAAGGGGTGCTCCATCACGGGCAGGACCTCTATGTGCGAGTAGCCCATGCGCCTGACGTAGCCCACCAGCTCGTCCGAGAGCTCGTCGTAAGTCAGGTAGCTGCCGGCGTGGTCATCGCTGTCTGGGTCACCGTTGCCGGCCAGGCCGTCATCGTGACGCCTCCAGCTGCCCAGATGCACCTCGAAGATGTTGAGCGGGGACTTCATCATGTCGCGCTTGGCACGCTTGGCCAGGTAGCCCGCGTCTTTCCACGCGTAGCCCGAGAGGTCGGTCGTGCGCGATGCCGTCCCCGGGGGGCACTCCGCGTAGAACGCGTAGGGGTCGGCCTTGTACAGGAGGTCACCATACCTGGTCTCCACCACGTACTTGTACAGGTCACCCGCGCTCACGCCCGCGACGAAGCCCGACCAGACGCCACCGTTCTCGGAGCAGGAAAGGTAATTCTTCTCGATGTCCCAGTCGTTGAAGTCGCCGATGACACGCACGCTCCTGACGTCCGGCGCCCACACGGCAAACTGGTAGCCTGCGACGCCATCCGACGTGGCCGGGTGCGCGCCCAGCTTCTCGTAGCTGCGATACCACTCGCCCTTCGCAAGCAAGAAGAGGTCGTCGCTGGTAAGGGCCAGATCCGCAGAGGAACGGATGTCCATGAGCCATCTCCCAAGGTCGCATTAAGTCCGGTCAAGACGGAAGGCACACAAAAACTACAACAGCCTGTCCCTCCATTCTATTTCATATGTGCCCAATGGGGGCGGCTCTCTTTTCTAAATGTGCCCTGATCGCTCGTCGCCCCACGCTTGCGCAGACGTGCATCCTGCTCGTGCGGGCGTATGGCTATGATTTGCAAGGGAAAGGTGATTTCCAGAGGCATGGACAGAGAGGCCTCCGGAGGCAGATGGAGGAGGGGACATGCCACGCGAGTCGAAGAAGCTCAGGCGCGAGCGCGCCATCGAGTTCTGCCGGAGGATGGGCAGGCTGTATCCCCACGTCGAAAGCGCGCTGGAGTTCCATGACGCGTTCTCGCTCGTGATTTGCGTGCTGCTCTCGGCGCAGACCACCGACGTGGCCGTGAACAAGGTCACGCCCGAGCTGTTCCGCCGCTGGCCCACGCCCGAAGCCATGTCCCAGGCCGATCCCGCAGAGCTCGGCGAGGTCATCCGCACCATCGGCTTCTGGCGCTCGAAGGCGGCGCACTGCGTCGGGGCTTCCCAGATGATCGTTGCCGACTATGGCGGGGAGGTGCCCGGCTCCATGGAGGAGCTCACACGCCTTCCCGGCGTGGGACGCAAGACGGCGAACATCGTGCTCAACAAGGCGTTCCATAGCGTCGAGGGCATTGCCGTGGACACGCACGTCTATCGCATCGCCACGCGCCTGCGCCTGACCAGCGCGCCCACGCCGCTCCAGGCGGAGCGGGACCTTCTCGAGACCATTCCCCGCGAGCTGTGGGGGCCGGTCAACGAGCAGTGGATCCACTTCG belongs to Olsenella uli DSM 7084 and includes:
- the glgD gene encoding glucose-1-phosphate adenylyltransferase subunit GlgD gives rise to the protein MEKLIGLITANYSTKFPSALSETRPVASMPYLGRYRVVDFALSNMVNSGIRTVGMVMPYNYRSLIDHVGSGRDWDLNRKKGGLFTLPGSAFGTSRTGSRFLLRDLEHNKVYLRRDTSELIVLSSASFVYNADYNWLAATHRASGADITVLTKKATAKDVDITGFAVDGTRVKGVKHGVEFGDTAFLDCFVMSRALLLQMLEWYAQTDYLDLFEAMVGDYERVNVQTCEFDGYAAAIFNKDRYYRANMDLLDPKISAELFPAERPIRTKAHDNAPAKFEGGSRVTNSRIAGSCRIYGTVSNSILGRGIVVESGAVVNNAIIMQGCTIESGARVENAIVDRNNVVPAGTELRGTPEALLIKEKASE
- the glgB gene encoding 1,4-alpha-glucan branching protein GlgB → MDIRSSADLALTSDDLFLLAKGEWYRSYEKLGAHPATSDGVAGYQFAVWAPDVRSVRVIGDFNDWDIEKNYLSCSENGGVWSGFVAGVSAGDLYKYVVETRYGDLLYKADPYAFYAECPPGTASRTTDLSGYAWKDAGYLAKRAKRDMMKSPLNIFEVHLGSWRRHDDGLAGNGDPDSDDHAGSYLTYDELSDELVGYVRRMGYSHIEVLPVMEHPFDGSWGYQVTGYFAPTSRYGEAKQFKHFVDACHQAGIGVILDWVPGGFCRDEHGLVHFNGDKLYEKEEHPNWGTFKFDLDRGEVRSFLISNLLYWVGEYHADGIRMDGVTSMLYLNFGVDDPRQKKFNDKGTEEDFASIRFIQQCNDTIGKYYPDVMMIAEESTAWPLVTYPPQDGGLGFHLKWDMGWMNDTLHYMQTDFPWRPGNHKLLTFSAMYQFNENFVLPLSHDEVVHGKCSLITRQPGDNWRQFAGMRTLALYQMSHAGAKLNFMGNEIAQFIEWRYYEGIQYFLADQYETHAHQQTFVAALNHFYNEHPALWQRAYTPDGFEWIDADNSEQSVISFVRHGDDPADDVVILINFDVNPREQFRVGLPKPGYWVESLNSDDLRYGGSGVTNEGVRFKSEEEPWNLRDQSIELRLPPLAGLILTYAGPLPKKKAPARKGSTKRGSVAKGAAPAKAPAKTPHKKAPAKARGRKAPSKASR
- a CDS encoding glycogen/starch/alpha-glucan phosphorylase produces the protein MGSANGDRELFKDKDDFVAQYREACETFFAKKYDELSQQERFCVLAGLIANKSRNLKVDSHKDDKEVYYFSLEFLLGPLLDNYLLNFGIRAIVKAGCAELGTTLEDLVAQEVDPGLGNGGLGRLAACFLDSMAALGINGNGNGMRYRYGLFRQEIEGGRQVEKMDNWLEHGFPWETRKSEAAVLVQFGGHVVRHEEGGRFWFTQEGGDLIKAVPYDVPIVGYGAKTVNNLRLWSAEPAAEDFDLDAFNAGNYAKAVKFRSDAEAISQILYPNDSGEHGRLLRLKQEYLFVSAGLQTILRSFENKYGPDKWADFGKHVSIHTNDTHPAMCGPELMRILVDDKRVDFDLAFKIAHETISYTNHTVMPEALEKWPIGIFRELLPRTYMFIEEIDRRYREGFPHDVEGWQEKLANTAILWDGQVRMANLSVIFSHSVNGVSALHTGILEAQTLHDFYALEPEKFNNKTNGISHRRFLGNANPSYSRLICDVIGEGWLRDANELAQLGRYEDDPSFLEEFEKAKAWDKRRLADYIRRTSGVELDCAMVFDVQVKRFHAYKRQLLNVFKILDVYNRILSDPSFDPRPTAFIFSGKAAQSYSFAKEVIRLINSVAEAVNGDARVNDKIRVAFVPNFAVSSAQLIYPAAEISEQISWAGSEASGTSNMKLMMNGAITLGTYDGANVEICDLVGEENIKIFGLRTEEVDALRAGGTYWAWDLYNRDRERLGRVIDELTDGTLAHLSGNFESIRDELMVNNDHDLVLADFYTYVSAWEELVGAYGDRRGWNRAAVHNTARSGYFSSDRTIREYAADIWHIES
- the nth gene encoding endonuclease III, yielding MPRESKKLRRERAIEFCRRMGRLYPHVESALEFHDAFSLVICVLLSAQTTDVAVNKVTPELFRRWPTPEAMSQADPAELGEVIRTIGFWRSKAAHCVGASQMIVADYGGEVPGSMEELTRLPGVGRKTANIVLNKAFHSVEGIAVDTHVYRIATRLRLTSAPTPLQAERDLLETIPRELWGPVNEQWIHFGRETCTAQHAKCEACVAADICPSAFQPNRWFKGKTARARRR
- a CDS encoding glucose-1-phosphate adenylyltransferase, which translates into the protein MSKKECIAMLLAGGQGSRLGVLTKDIAKPAVSFGGKYRIIDFALSNCANSGIDTVGVLTQYRPYLLHSYLGSGAAWNLDESDGGISILPPYATQTGGAWYAGTADAVTQNIGFIEQNDPDFVLILSGDQLYNMDYQKMLENHKRHEADLTIAVMPVPWEEASRFGIITQDEDERIQKFTEKPNKPDSNLASMGIYIFNAQLLVEALSEDAIDQQSEHDFGKDIIPKLLAAGKRLYTYEYNGFWRDVGTISSYHETSMDLLGSRPEFDLFDTGAPIMSNASTRPPAYIGPHGSVEDCLVGNGSNIHGKVQHSIVSTDCFVGERAVVEDSVLLPGATVKAGAHIARAILGEHAVVEEDVVLGSVDQTRDTAVIGNDVVVGKGEE
- the glgA gene encoding glycogen synthase GlgA; this encodes MSDRIRRKIRILLAASEAVPFVKTGGLGDVAGSLPRALKEAGAKVAVILPKYGAIPEKYQEQMRHVADFYVPLSWRNVYCGIEKLTFQGIDFYFVDNEAYFKRDGIYGYFDDGERFAFFSKAICEAIQFLPELQCDVLHCNDWQTALAPVFLREFYMSSDACRNVKTVFTVHNVKFQGQYGDKVLGDILGLADNPTAAGQLYCDRDSVNFMKGALCYSDLITTVSPSYANELQMPFYGEGMDAIFRRRSAALCGILNGIDVDTWNPATDGYIAHTYTVEDLGGKGQDKAELQRELGLAEDPSRPLVVMIGRLTNQKGLGLVRYAMNRLMERGVQVAILGTGDKDQEDAFRYFDWTYGDRMCARIAFDNALSHRMYAGGDILLMPSEFEPCGLSQMIAMRYGTLPVVRETGGLQDSVQPYNRFTGEGTGFRFANMNADEMADTLLAACEVFWTDREAWAKLQAQAMGSDFSWRRAAVEYLDIYHGLHPEIARYR